A genomic segment from Rhinatrema bivittatum chromosome 19, aRhiBiv1.1, whole genome shotgun sequence encodes:
- the LOC115080299 gene encoding galactoside 2-alpha-L-fucosyltransferase 2-like, whose translation MSQKGYILGFVTLGIFSLFIIFQIRDKWLRQQGRALPADSTRLKNDSEPQITEDSNKPKECKVKKKGKGIWTVNSIGRLGNQMGQYATLFALAKLNGHEAYIQQATYNWLAPIFKIRLPVLHQDVVGKIPWRNYWVHDWMSEEYQRIEGTYVMLAGYPCSWTFYHHIREEILQEFTFHDFIRDEANKYLEKVKGSRRNATFIGVHVRRGDYVHIMPNTWKGVVADKAYLEKAIGYFRSKYQEPVFIVTSNGIGWCKENINASRGDVYFSGDGVESSPGKDFALLAHCNHTIMTIGTFGYWAGYLAGGETVYLTNFTLPDSEFLKVMHYDAFYLPDWIGIPADLSPLLQQATTPSNSSAPLQE comes from the coding sequence ATGTCCCAGAAGGGTTACATCCTTGGGTTTGTCACTCTGGGCATCTTCTCCCTGTTCATAATCTTTCAAATCAGGGACAAGTGGCTTAGGCAACAAGGGAGAGCACTCCCAGCTGACTCTACCAGGTTAAAGAATGACTCTGAGCCCCAGATCACAGAGGACAGCAACAAGCCCAAGGAATGTAAGGTCAAGAAGAAAGGCAAAGGCATTTGGACGGTGAATTCCATCGGTCGCTTGGGGAACCAAATGGGACAGTATGCCACTTTGTTTGCCTTGGCCAAGCTCAACGGCCATGAGGCCTACATACAGCAAGCAACCTACAACTGGCTGGCCCCTATCTTCAAGATCAGGCTACCAGTGCTACATCAGGACGTGGTTGGTAAGATTCCCTGGAGGAACTACTGGGTCCATGACTGGATGTCAGAGGAGTACCAACGCATTGAAGGGACGTATGTGATGCTCGCCGGCTACCCCTGCTCATGGACCTTCTACCACCACATCCGAGAGGAAATCCTCCAGGAGTTCACCTTCCATGACTTCATCAGGGACGAAGCCAACAAATATTTAGAGAAGGTGAAAGGGAGCAGGAGGAATGCCACCTTCATCGGGGTCCACGTGCGAAGGGGGGACTATGTCCATATCATGCCTAACACGTGGAAAGGGGTGGTGGCAGACAAGGCTTACCTAGAAAAGGCGATCGGTTATTTCCGTAGTAAGTATCAGGAGCCCGTCTTCATAGTGACCAGCAATGGAATAGGTTGGTGTAAGGAGAACATTAACGCTTCCAGAGGAGATGTCTACTTTTCTGGGGATGGGGTGGAGTCCTCACCTGGGAAGGACTTTGCCCTTCTTGCCCACTGCAATCACACCATCATGACTATTGGCACCTTCGGCTACTGGGCTGGTTACCTGGCCGGAGGAGAAACCGTTTACCTCACCAACTTCACTCTCCCTGACTCCGAGTTCCTGAAAGTTATGCATTACGATGCTTTCTATCTACCAGACTGGATCGGGATCCCTGCTGACCTATCGCCTCTTCTTCAGCAAGCAACAACTCCTAGTAATAGTTCAGCACCTTTGCAGGAGTAA